One window of Mediterraneibacter gnavus ATCC 29149 genomic DNA carries:
- a CDS encoding PadR family transcriptional regulator: protein MTFTLNTPMFDFLVLSIIAEGDAYGYQISQIIKRVSDTKDSALYPILKKLQENGYVETYDQQFQGRNRKYYKITQSGKIRQEHLKKEWKEYITIIDDIVNGGMGND from the coding sequence ATGACATTTACACTCAACACACCCATGTTTGATTTTCTTGTTCTTTCTATTATCGCCGAGGGTGATGCCTATGGATATCAGATCAGCCAGATCATCAAACGAGTATCTGATACCAAAGATTCTGCCCTGTATCCGATTTTAAAGAAATTACAGGAAAACGGCTATGTAGAGACCTATGACCAGCAGTTTCAGGGACGGAACCGCAAATATTATAAGATTACACAAAGCGGAAAGATCCGGCAGGAACACCTAAAAAAGGAATGGAAAGAGTACATTACGATCATTGACGATATTGTAAATGGAGGAATGGGAAATGACTAA
- a CDS encoding response regulator transcription factor, whose product MYKILIVEDDRVIADKMKEHLEKWDYEVACVQDFKRVQEEYTAFDPQLVIMDIILPFYNGFHWCTQIRQISSVPILFLSSASDNMNIVMAMNMGGDDFVEKPFDRNVLTAKIQALLRRAYSFTGQLNVLEYRDVILNLNDAAVTFHGERMELTKNDFKILQILMENAGKIVKRDRIMERLWESDEFIDDNTLTVNMTRLRKKLESIGICDFIATKKGIGYVIE is encoded by the coding sequence ATGTATAAAATACTGATTGTGGAAGATGACCGTGTCATCGCGGATAAAATGAAGGAACATCTGGAAAAGTGGGATTATGAGGTGGCATGTGTGCAGGATTTCAAACGCGTACAGGAGGAGTATACAGCGTTTGATCCGCAGCTTGTGATCATGGATATTATTTTGCCGTTTTATAATGGATTTCACTGGTGTACCCAGATTCGTCAGATCTCCAGTGTGCCGATCCTGTTTTTATCATCCGCAAGTGACAATATGAATATCGTGATGGCAATGAACATGGGTGGGGATGATTTTGTGGAAAAACCATTTGATCGGAATGTCCTGACTGCAAAGATCCAGGCATTATTAAGGAGAGCGTATTCTTTTACCGGGCAGTTAAATGTGTTGGAGTATCGGGATGTGATCTTAAATCTGAACGATGCGGCAGTGACATTTCACGGAGAGCGTATGGAGCTGACGAAAAATGATTTCAAAATCTTGCAGATCCTGATGGAGAATGCGGGAAAGATCGTAAAAAGGGATCGGATCATGGAACGTCTCTGGGAGAGTGATGAGTTTATTGATGACAACACACTGACTGTAAATATGACCAGACTCAGAAAGAAACTGGAAAGTATTGGAATCTGTGATTTTATTGCTACAAAGAAAGGAATCGGGTACGTGATAGAATGA
- a CDS encoding DUF4097 family beta strand repeat-containing protein, translating to MKKSKKIILTLSAVTLTAGVLFTGIGYMNGGRFGFAFSDGKFISADSMEKEKRPFIMEKKKLDSVKNIDIKILSYANIQILPSSDNAFYLEYNLPGEYPKPVFSCTDGTLTLTQEDREPIAIVGFGFHASQNSECSVTLYVPKKAELNSCSLYSDSGNIQASDLTASDFGLGCDYGDVTLKNIKGKEQLRLNLGSGNLNADTLSGKTAAVYNDSGNISLKSGTFDDLHLENDYGDVRLDGTAVKNASDLTLDSGHITVADSTLGAARIYNESGNITLNKTNGTSMEVTAEYGDVSFTDTEISDVGTFTLDSGNFSANTSTVKAITVKNDSGNVLLNQFSSESAVFTLSYGDLDLTATKLGSFDCKSENGNVSIQLPDPFDSYGFNLHTEYGEIALPSAKETALISEEEDSSEVSYRTNSEAKHKIQVECENGNIRIG from the coding sequence ATGAAGAAAAGTAAAAAAATCATTCTGACACTTTCTGCAGTCACACTGACTGCCGGTGTTCTTTTCACCGGAATCGGATATATGAATGGAGGACGATTTGGCTTTGCCTTCTCCGATGGAAAATTTATCTCTGCTGACAGTATGGAAAAAGAAAAACGGCCATTTATCATGGAGAAAAAGAAACTGGACTCTGTAAAAAATATCGATATCAAGATTTTATCTTATGCAAACATCCAGATTCTTCCATCTTCAGACAACGCATTTTATCTGGAATACAATCTGCCAGGAGAATACCCAAAACCTGTGTTCTCATGTACAGACGGCACACTCACACTGACTCAGGAAGATCGGGAACCGATCGCCATTGTCGGATTTGGATTTCATGCATCCCAGAATTCTGAATGCAGCGTCACACTGTATGTTCCGAAAAAAGCAGAATTGAACAGCTGCAGTCTCTACAGTGACTCCGGAAACATCCAGGCATCCGATCTGACCGCCTCTGATTTTGGTCTCGGATGTGATTACGGAGATGTCACTTTGAAAAATATCAAAGGAAAAGAACAACTTCGTCTCAATTTAGGTTCCGGAAATTTAAACGCTGATACCCTTTCTGGAAAAACGGCCGCAGTTTACAATGACAGCGGGAATATTTCTTTAAAATCCGGCACATTTGACGACCTGCATCTGGAGAACGACTACGGAGATGTCCGTCTGGACGGCACTGCTGTGAAAAATGCCTCTGATCTGACTTTGGATTCCGGTCATATAACCGTCGCCGACAGTACACTTGGCGCTGCGCGGATTTATAATGAAAGCGGAAATATCACACTGAACAAGACGAATGGAACGTCCATGGAAGTCACTGCTGAATACGGAGATGTCTCCTTTACAGATACGGAGATTTCTGATGTTGGCACATTCACATTGGATTCCGGCAATTTCTCTGCAAATACAAGCACCGTCAAAGCGATCACGGTTAAAAATGACAGCGGCAATGTTTTGCTGAATCAATTTTCCAGTGAAAGCGCAGTTTTTACATTGTCCTACGGAGATCTGGATCTGACTGCCACAAAACTTGGCTCCTTTGACTGTAAGAGTGAAAATGGAAATGTTTCCATACAGCTTCCGGATCCATTTGATTCCTACGGATTCAATCTCCACACAGAATATGGGGAAATCGCTCTGCCTTCTGCAAAAGAAACTGCTCTTATCTCTGAAGAAGAGGATTCCTCCGAAGTTTCCTACCGTACAAATTCAGAGGCAAAACATAAAATCCAGGTAGAATGTGAAAACGGAAATATTCGGATTGGTTAG
- a CDS encoding DUF1700 domain-containing protein has translation MTKKEYMKKLAYQLRRLPKEDFDKAMDYFEEYFEDAGIENEQKAIEDLGAPEEAASALILDLAQENAVKPPKTMKRRFSALWIAILALFAAPIALPLALCILAVLASLILGILAVVGGILVTALAAVAGSVLGIIGGIAIIPQTLGGGLVTIGLSLMLIGCGILVTYFTILLARWIIIKLAGLLGKLVRKGGKRHEEK, from the coding sequence ATGACTAAGAAAGAGTATATGAAAAAACTTGCATACCAGCTTCGTCGTCTTCCTAAAGAGGATTTCGATAAAGCAATGGACTACTTTGAAGAATATTTTGAAGATGCAGGCATCGAAAATGAGCAAAAAGCCATCGAGGACCTAGGCGCTCCGGAAGAAGCCGCTTCCGCACTGATTCTGGATCTGGCACAGGAAAATGCTGTCAAACCGCCAAAAACAATGAAACGGCGCTTTTCCGCTTTATGGATCGCTATTCTGGCACTTTTTGCAGCCCCGATCGCACTGCCTCTGGCACTTTGTATCCTGGCTGTGCTCGCATCCCTGATCCTTGGAATACTTGCAGTCGTTGGAGGTATCTTAGTCACTGCACTTGCCGCAGTGGCAGGAAGCGTGCTTGGCATCATTGGAGGAATTGCGATCATCCCTCAGACTCTTGGGGGAGGACTGGTTACGATCGGTCTGTCTCTGATGCTGATCGGTTGTGGAATCCTGGTCACATATTTCACCATATTACTGGCTCGCTGGATCATCATCAAACTTGCCGGACTGCTCGGCAAACTTGTGAGAAAAGGGGGAAAAAGACATGAAGAAAAGTAA
- a CDS encoding sensor histidine kinase, whose product MRLLISYLKEKLPVVGVYAVMLVIFCILFWLKEVPFDVIEYGAELSAIWLLFVGALNFWFYRKRYQSLLDLSAALPHELKEFPDPKRRIEAEYQEITETIFAWREMLENEVLLSKKDASDYYSLWVHQIKTPISAMHLLIQSFEEQAMEFEEHAEETLDFLNEMKMKIFQTEEYVGMVLSYLRMEDMGNDLKFQWYPIGDIMRQAVRKYSQIFILKKIHLNFQDSRQMVLTDEKWLLFVIEQILSNALKYTSSDEVRPPKAGSISLYIKGTELVVEDTGIGIAPEDLPRIFERGFTGYNGREHQKSTGIGLYLCKTIIQKLGHSIRAESRVGVGTKIYISLEREDVKFE is encoded by the coding sequence ATGAGATTGTTGATTTCTTATTTGAAAGAAAAACTTCCGGTTGTCGGAGTATATGCCGTAATGCTTGTGATTTTCTGTATATTATTCTGGTTAAAAGAAGTTCCCTTTGATGTGATCGAGTATGGAGCAGAGCTCTCTGCAATCTGGCTTTTATTTGTGGGAGCGCTGAATTTCTGGTTTTATCGGAAGCGGTATCAAAGTCTGCTGGATCTGTCTGCGGCACTTCCGCATGAATTGAAAGAGTTTCCGGATCCAAAGAGACGGATTGAAGCAGAATATCAGGAAATCACGGAGACAATTTTTGCATGGAGAGAGATGCTGGAAAACGAAGTACTCCTTAGCAAAAAGGATGCATCTGACTATTACAGTCTGTGGGTGCATCAGATCAAGACACCGATTTCCGCTATGCATCTTCTGATCCAGTCTTTTGAAGAACAGGCAATGGAATTTGAGGAACATGCAGAGGAGACACTGGATTTCCTAAATGAGATGAAAATGAAGATTTTTCAGACGGAAGAATATGTGGGAATGGTACTGTCTTATCTGCGGATGGAGGATATGGGGAATGACCTGAAATTCCAGTGGTATCCGATCGGTGATATTATGCGGCAGGCAGTTCGCAAATATTCCCAGATCTTCATTTTGAAAAAGATCCATTTGAATTTTCAGGACAGCAGGCAGATGGTGCTCACCGATGAAAAGTGGCTGCTGTTCGTGATCGAGCAGATACTGTCCAATGCCCTGAAATACACATCATCGGACGAAGTCCGCCCGCCGAAGGCAGGGAGCATTTCCCTTTATATAAAAGGCACGGAACTGGTGGTGGAGGATACTGGAATTGGAATCGCCCCGGAAGATCTTCCGCGTATTTTTGAGCGTGGATTTACCGGATATAACGGAAGAGAGCACCAGAAATCTACGGGAATCGGTCTGTACCTGTGCAAGACGATCATACAGAAATTAGGACACAGCATCCGGGCGGAATCCCGTGTCGGAGTGGGAACGAAAATTTATATTTCTCTGGAGCGGGAGGATGTAAAATTCGAATAA
- a CDS encoding BtpA/SgcQ family protein translates to MLWTEKLFGVKKPIIAMLHLDPLPGDPLYKKENDMDVIIEHARADLHALQDGGVNGIIFSNEFSFPYQRTMDMVTPAAMAYVIGNLRSEIKVPYGVDAISDGRACLELAAAVKANFVRGTFCGVYVGDGGFYNNDFSALLRRKAALPLDELKMLYFINPESDQSLDTRPLADIAKTTIAKAAPDGLCISADAAGQDVDDALIASVKEANPDIVVLCNTGCRINTIERKLTTADAAVVGTTFKKDGKFENRVDVNRVKEFMQVVHEFREQIQ, encoded by the coding sequence ATGTTATGGACTGAAAAATTGTTTGGAGTGAAAAAACCGATTATTGCGATGTTGCATCTTGATCCACTCCCGGGAGATCCGTTGTACAAAAAAGAAAATGATATGGATGTGATCATTGAACATGCAAGAGCTGATTTACATGCATTACAGGATGGCGGTGTGAATGGAATTATTTTTAGCAATGAATTTAGTTTCCCATATCAGAGAACAATGGATATGGTTACGCCGGCAGCCATGGCATATGTTATTGGAAATCTGAGATCAGAAATAAAAGTACCATATGGAGTAGATGCAATCAGTGATGGAAGGGCATGTTTGGAATTGGCGGCGGCAGTAAAAGCAAACTTTGTACGTGGAACATTTTGTGGTGTTTATGTAGGAGATGGTGGTTTTTATAACAATGATTTTAGCGCTTTGCTGAGAAGAAAAGCGGCGCTCCCTTTGGATGAACTGAAGATGTTATACTTTATTAACCCGGAATCAGATCAAAGCTTAGATACCAGACCACTTGCAGATATTGCCAAAACTACAATAGCAAAGGCTGCGCCAGATGGATTATGTATTTCGGCAGATGCTGCAGGACAAGATGTGGATGATGCTTTGATTGCAAGTGTGAAAGAGGCGAATCCAGATATTGTTGTTTTATGTAATACAGGATGTCGCATTAATACGATTGAGAGAAAACTTACAACTGCGGATGCAGCTGTTGTTGGAACAACTTTCAAGAAAGATGGAAAATTTGAAAATCGTGTAGATGTAAATCGTGTAAAAGAATTTATGCAGGTAGTTCATGAGTTTAGAGAACAAATTCAATAA